The Podospora bellae-mahoneyi strain CBS 112042 chromosome 7, whole genome shotgun sequence genome includes a window with the following:
- a CDS encoding hypothetical protein (EggNog:ENOG503NUUY; COG:I; COG:Q) yields MAGLSPELQDKLEELERELEEGDITQKGYQKRRTQLFSQYGIGDLLQQEPRAGGLRIHSPDDDNNYYPPPPHVSDDGHRAASLAALNANTYHSPASISPEHRVSPTDNQPQISPYLSQVQSPYLMNQDAHPGSYLGSDDPIADSRPSMRQHDSLFLSTAPMNDTSTRSGTMVSGDYAFNPEQHGVYRDGPPQQAYDGRSRTLLESQAYFSDFAGQQQAYDQQARGEYGGPQRYSSSDAFSPTVAVAPPMLTASDLPPPDVLNHLLPLEPRDVPFAIHDAHDEHTPMSNFENIAAVLRHRGRTIAKAPAYWVLDSKGKETVSITWDKLASRAEKVAQVIRDKSSLYRGDRVALIYRDTEIIDFAIALLGCFIAGVVAVPINDLQDYQKLNMILTQTQAHLALTTDNNLKTFQRDITAQKLTWPKGVEWWKTNEFGSYHPKKKEDAPPLTVPDLAYIEFSRAPTGDVRGVVLSHRTIMHQLACLSAIISTVPRNGPADTFNKNLRDKNGRLIGGGASSEIMLSYLDPRQGIGMIFGVLLAVYGGHTTVWLENKAIEVPGLYAHLITKYKPTVMVADYPGLKRAAYNYQTDPMATRNYKKGMEPNFQTVKSCFIDTLTVDSEFNELLADRWFRPLRNTRPNEVVAPMLCLPEHGGMVISVRDWLGGEERMGCPLKLDIGSSEDSEDEKEKEEKPTVPTGFSTLLGQGTTTATQQHTKTELSEVLLDREALKVNEVVVIAMGDEARKRAANEPGTIRVGAFGYPIPDATLAVVDPETSLLAPPNTVGEIWVDSPSLSGGFWALPKHTETIFHARPFKFNPGEATPTMVEPEFLRTGLLGTVIEGKVFVLGLYEDRIRQRVEWVEHGGNEAVENRYYFVQHLVVSIIKNVPKIFDCSAFDVFVNEEHLPVVVLESAAASTAPATNGGPPRQLDTALLDALAERCMDVLMQEHNLRLYCVMITAPNSLPRVLKNGRREIGNMLCRREFDLGNLPCVHVKFAVEHAVLNLPVGVDPVGGIWSAMASDTRSRLLASAEKQYSGIDHREVVMDDRTSTPLNNFTSITDLIQWRVARQGEELAICTIDGRGKEGKGITWKKFDVKVAAVAVYLRNKVKLKSGDHVVLMYTHSEEFVFAVHACINLGVIVIPIAPMDQNRLSEDVPAFLHLLADYSVRAVLVNQEVDHLLKTKTVAQHIKQSAQILKIMVPNIFNTTKPPKQNSGLRDLGITMDPAWVQPGYPAVIWTYWTPDQRRIAVQLGHDTILGMCKVQKETCQMTSSRPVLGCVRSTTGLGFLHTCLMGIYIGTPTYLLSPVEFAQNPASLFLILSRYKIKDTYATPQMLDYAMRTVPGKGFTLHELKNMMISAEARPRVDVFQKVRMHFATAGLDRTAINTVYSHVLNPMIASRSYMCIEPIELWLDRKALRQGLIQVTDPERDPKALLVQDSGMVPVSTQIAIVNPETCMLCSEGEFGEIWVDSEACAKAFYRSKDAFDVQRFDGRTVEDPSIQYVRTGDLGFLHSVRRPIGPGGALVDMQVVFVLGNIGETIEINGLSHFPMDIEFSVERCHHSIVPGGCTVFQAGGLVVVVAEVARKAYLASIVPVIVNAVLNEHQIVTDIVAFVNKGDFPRSRLGEKQRGRILAGWVSRKMRTMAQFAIKDMDRESLGPSSDHPDSPTIDAHRASVGSFRSSSGAIQPGSSSLRNVEPAPQILEQRELELQQQYQQVQLSNPFPVEMPADERVPEIMDRDRDQTPTKTRQPRPPFQDHGFELPDFDQFGSEGPSRDRTPAPAGSEHYQGTVSMLSQTGPPQLRLPGVDGRESLDDWNLRPGSGGLQGNGNGQQDNDGDWTRDMSGTLRSPTGR; encoded by the exons ATGGCTGGACTCAGTCCCGAACTGCAAGACAAACTGGAAGAGCTCGAGAGGGAGCTGGAA GAGGGCGACATCACGCAAAAAGG GTACCAAAAACGACGCACCCAACTCTTCTCGCAATATGGAATTGGCGACCTGTTGCAACAAGAGCCACGAGCGGGCGGGCTTCGGATTCATTCacccgacgacgacaacaactactatccaccaccgcctcatGTCAGCGACGATGGGCATCGGGCCGCCTCTCTGGCGGCTCTGAATGCCAACACGTATCACTCGCCAGCGTCCATATCCCCTGAGCATCGCGTGTCACCAACAGACAACCAGCCTCAGATTTCCCCTTATCTGAGCCAGGTTCAGTCTCCGTATCTGATGAACCAAGATGCCCATCCAGGGTCGTACTTGGGCTCTGATGATCCAATAGCCGACAGCCGTCCGAGTATGCGCCAGCACGACTCTCTGTTTCTATCAACCGCTCCCATGAACGACACCTCCACTCGTTCGGGGACCATGGTCTCGGGCGATTACGCTTTCAACCCTGAACAGCATGGCGTCTACAGAGATGGGCCACCACAGCAAGCGTACGATGGCAGATCTAGGACACTCCTAGAATCTCAAGCCTACTTTTCCGACTTTGCtggccaacaacaagcaTACGATCAGCAAGCGCGAGGAGAATATGGCGGTCCACAGCGATACTCATCTAGCGATGCTTTTTCTCCAACAGTAGCTGTTGCGCCTCCAATGCTAACAGCAAGCGATCTGCCTCCACCAGATGTGTTGAACCATTTGTTACCCCTCGAGCCACGTGATGTTCCGTTTGCCATCCACGACGCACATGATGAGCACACGCCAATGTCCAATTTTGAAAACATTGCCGCTGTGCTAAGGCACCGAGGCCGCACGATAGCCAAGGCCCCGGCCTACTGGGTGTTGGACAGCAAGGGAAAAGAGACGGTTTCCATCACGTGGGACAAGCTGGCGTCGAGGGCCGAAAAGGTGGCACAAGTCATCCGTGACAAGAGCTCGCTATATAGGGGCGATCGTGTCGCGCTTATATACCGAGACACGGAAATCATTGACTTTGCCATTGCTCTGCTTGGCTGCTTCATTGCAGGCGTCGTCGCTGTACCCATCAATGACTTGCAAGACTATCAGAAACTGAACATGATTCTTACTCAGACGCAAGCTCATCTGGCTCTGACTACAGACAACAATCTAAAGACGTTTCAGCGCGATATCACCGCTCAGAAACTTACTTGGCCAAAGGGGGTCGAGTGGTGGAAGACGAATGAGTTCGGCAGCTATCacccaaagaagaaggaagacgCGCCCCCGTTGACGGTCCCTGATCTGGCCTACATCGAGTTCTCCAGGGCCCCGACAGGTGATGTCAGAGGCGTGGTTCTGAGCCACAGGACCATCATGCACCAGCTGGCTTGCCTTAgcgccatcatctccacTGTTCCCAGAAACGGACCGGCAGACACCTTCAACAAGAACCTACGGGACAAGAATGGCCGGTTAATAGGGGGTGGGGCAAGCAGCGAGATCATGCTTTCCTATCTGGACCCCCGGCAAGGTATCGGCATGATTTTTGGCGTGTTACTGGCCGTATATGGCGGACACACCACTGTATGGCTGGAAAACAAAGCCATAGAAGTCCCTGGACTGTACGCCCATCTGATCACCAAGTACAAGCCAACGGTCATGGTCGCGGACTACCCGGGGTTGAAAAGGGCCGCCTACAACTATCAGACGGACCCCATGGCTACACGAAACTACAAGAAGGGTATGGAGCCCAACTTTCAAACCGTCAAGTCGTGCTTCATCGACACGTTGACAGTAGATAGCGAGTTCAACGAGCTTCTTGCCGATCGTTGGTTTCGCCCGCTGCGCAATACTCGACCAAACGAGGTTGTGGCACCCATGCTTTGTCTCCCAGAACACGGCGGCATGGTGATCAGTGTCCGTGACTGGCTAGGCGGTGAAGAAAGGATGGGCTGCCCTCTGAAGCTTGACATTGGGTCGAGCGAAGACTCGGAAGATGAaaaagagaaggaagaaaaaCCAACAGTTCCCACGGGGTTCTCCACTCTACTCGGACAAGGGACAACGACGGCCACACAGCAGCACACCAAGACCGAGCTCAGTGAGGTCCTCCTTGACAGGGAGGCCTTGAAGGTCAatgaggtggtggttatcGCCATGGGAGACGAAGCCAGAAAGCGAGCTGCCAATGAGCCAGGTACTATCCGTGTTGGGGCATTTGGCTATCCCATTCCTGACGCCACCCTCGCTGTGGTGGATCCAGAAACATCCCTTTTGGCACCTCCCAACACGGTGGGAGAAATCTGGGTTGACTCGCCATCGTTGTCGGGTGGCTTCTGGGCACTCCCGAAGCATACCGAAACCATCTTCCATGCTCGGCCCTTCAAGTTCAACCCCGGCGAAGCCACGCCGACCATGGTGGAGCCCGAGTTTCTTAGAACCGGCTTGCTGGGAACCGTCATTGAAGGTAAGGTCTTTGTTCTCGGCTTGTACGAAGATCGGATCCGACAAAGGGTTGAATGGGTCGAGCACGGTGGAAACGAGGCTGTTGAGAATCGCTACTACTTTGTGCAGCACCTCGTGGTGAGCATCATCAAGAACGTGCCCAAAATCTTTGATTGTTCTGCTTTTGACGTCTTTGTCAATGAGGAACACCTGCCGGTCGTGGTCCTCGAGTCGGCAGCGGCATCCACTGCGCCGGCCACCAATGGAGGACCGCCTCGGCAGCTGGACACAGCACTGCTTGATGCACTCGCTGAAAGATGCATGGACGTTCTGATGCAGGAACACAACCTCCGGTTGTACTGTGTGATGATCACAGCCCCCAACTCTCTGCCAAGAGTGCTCAAGAACGGACGCCGTGAAATCGGCAACATGCTTTGTCGGAGAGAGTTTGACCTGGGAAACCTGCCCTGCGTTCATGTCAAGTTTGCAGTGGAGCATGCCGTGCTCAACCTGCCCGTGGGAGTTGACCCGGTTGGTGGCATCTGGTCCGCCATGGCGTCTGACACTCGGTCCCGGCTTCTCGCGTCAGCGGAAAAGCAGTACTCGGGCATCGATCATcgagaggtggtgatggatgacaGGACCTCTACTCCGCTCAACAACTTTACAAGTATCACTGATTTGATTCAGTGGCGAGTTGCTAGACAGGGTGAGGAGCTCGCCATCTGCACCATTGATGGGCGAGGCAAAGAAGGCAAGGGCATTACCTGGAAGAAATTTGATGTCAAGGTTGCTGCCGTGGCTGTCTACCTCCGCAAcaaggtcaagctcaagTCTGGCGACCACGTTGTGCTCATGTACACACACTCGGAAGAGTTTGTCTTTGCTGTGCATGCCTGCATCAACCTCGGCGTGATTGTCATCCCCATAGCACCGATGGACCAGAATCGCCTCTCGGAAGATGTGCCTGCGTTTCTGCATCTGCTGGCAGACTACTCGGTTAGAGCTGTGTTGGTGAATCAAGAGGTCGACCACCTTCTCAAAACTAAGACAGTTGCTCAGCACATCAAGCAGTCGGCCCAGATTCTCAAGATTATGGTgcccaacatcttcaacacaACCAAACCGCCCAAGCAGAACAGCGGCCTGAGAGACCTGGGCATCACGATGGATCCGGCGTGGGTTCAGCCTGGTTATCCGGCGGTTATATGGACGTACTGGACGCCTGACCAGCGCCGTATTGCGGTTCAGCTGGGCCACGATACCATCCTGGGCATGTGTAAAGTGCAGAAGGAAACCTGCCAGATGACTTCCTCCCGGCCAGTTCTTGGATGTGTCAGGAGTACCACCGGGCTCGGGTTCCTCCACACGTGTCTCATGGGCATTTACATCGGCACGCCCACGTACCTGCTTTCCCCGGTTGAGTTTGCCCAGAATCCTGCTTCTTTGTTCTTGATTTTGTCAAGGTACAAGATCAAGGATACTTACGCCACTCCTCAGATGCTTGACTACGCCATGAGAACCGTGCCGGGTAAGGGGTTCACGTTGCATGAGCTCAAAAACATGATGATATCGGCTGAGGCCAGGCCCCGCGTCGATGTATTCCAGAAGGTACGGATGCATTTTGCCACGGCCGGCCTTGACCGTACTGCCATCAACACGGTGTATTCTCATGTTCTCAACCCGATGATCGCCTCGCGGTCGTACATGTGCATTGAGCCCATCGAGCTCTGGCTGGACCGCAAGGCTCTGCGTCAGGGTCTCATTCAAGTCACAGACCCCGAGCGGGATCCCAAGGCTTTGCTTGTTCAAGACTCGGGAATGGTGCCGGTCTCGACACAGATTGCCATTGTCAACCCCGAGACATGTATGCTGTGCAGTGAGGGAGAGTTTGGTGAGATCTGGGTCGATTCAGAAGCCTGCGCCAAGGCGTTCTATAGGTCCAAGGATGCGTTCGACGTGCAGCGGTTTGACGGGCGGACGGTGGAGGACCCGAGTATCCAGTATGTTCGCACTGGAGATCTGGGTTTCTTGCACAGTGTAAGGAGGCCTATTGGGCCAGGCGGCGCGCTGGTGGACATGCAGGTTGTCTTTGTCCTCGGCAACATTGGGGAGACGATTGAGATCAATGGGTTGAGCCATTTCCCAATGGACATTGAGTTCTCGGTTGAACGATGCCATCACAGCATTGTACCGGGTGGATG TACTGTTTTCCAAGCCggtggtcttgttgtggttgttgccgAGGTGGCCCGCAAGGCATACCTTGCTTCCATTGTTCCTGTCATTGTGAATGCGGTCCTCAACGAACATCAGATCGTGACTGATATCGTTGCGTTTGTCAACAAGGGAGATTTCCCCCGAAGTCGTTTGGGAGAGAAGCAGCGTGGAAGGATCCTGGCTGGGTGGGTCAGCAGGAAGATGCGGACCATGGCCCAGTTCGCTATTAAGGACATGGACAGAGAGTCACTCGGACCATCAAGCGACCACCCAGACTCCCCAACGATAGATGCTCACCGTGCGAGCGTGGGAAGTTTCCGCTCGTCGAGTGGGGCGATCCAACCGGGGAGCAGCTCGTTGAGGAACGTGGAACCGGCGCCGCAGATTCTGGAGCAGCGTGAGTTGGAACTGCAGCAGCAGTATCAACAGGTGCAGTTGTCGAACCCGTTCCCGGTGGAGATGCCGGCGGATGAGAGGGTGCCTGAGATCATGGACAGAGACCGTGATCAGACGCCGACAAAGACCAGGCAGCCGAGACCACCGTTTCAGGATCATGGGTTTGAGCTGCCTGACTTTGATCAGTTTGGGTCTGAGGGGCCTTCGAGAGATCGGACGCCGGCGCCTGCTGGATCCGAACACTATCAGGGAACTGTGAGTATGCTTTCCCAGACTGGGCCGCCACAGCTGAGGTTgcctggtgttgatgggagggagtCGTTGGACGATTGGAATTTGAGGCCTGGTAGTGGCGGGTTGCAGGGGAATGGTAATGGGCAGCAGGACAATGATGGAGATTGGACTAGGGATATGTCGGGAACGTTGCGGTCACCTACTGGGAGGTGA
- a CDS encoding hypothetical protein (EggNog:ENOG503P6J8): protein MDTTLGLEYGHDDLFSNYVDDVYDSIYPDLDSSETTSQPTLTLPEVAQNPPTTETAQRNTFIFGSDNNTIIQNTAQQVWNSNAMNSFYDIFRAPSPVSGNTQDLVTETPATQNLMGPQNKPRTLSDKLRQGKKIILSCRNDGKVKNEDPADIYEKPPTVQAWGPLIKHARVTEHLFEYCRYYVELNPAKRFTQDELILFMKGTGCPNPERKLTLWIQNSPSQVNGRYAMGGNSAKCRYKHCPGKFTIWKGFLRIAFDEFSDKTGLHLDPFHNAGYMHLHCFEKIFDLAYLIHYGAAQHGFQIKPDVRTFPIESRNPMSLLRDHPQMLNAYYQWLRDNKQRCDLLFMAQADHDGFRIPSPPSHHTTLGYKLTMYHLSHEVSHRVNMRENRGGAHIGIHKGNLERFMHIKAKMRDGKNNVNKRRSRDDDKEEEEGDTQDSITYNPRPTKRPRGRKVASIDTAVDSTPTPVNIPFNTDLNTNPIVMGNFNYQTPDFNMMGMEMGMGNLTGFPLNFSTYSVIANPQQRILPTTAISPTTLQSPGPRTRLRSREMSTSLVGFLNTHPNLTLTQAQEIGAAIADEPSYIQDNILSAVQPETANTLLRDGIVPEVESKIKKLNKRQLKDLERVIERIEKNGNMTRASSMW from the exons atgGATACCACCCTCGGATTAGAGTATGGTCATGATGACCTCTTCTCCAACTACGTTGACGATGTCTATGACTCGATCTACCCGGACTTGGACTCATCGGAGACCACATCTCAACCTACTCTCACACTCCCGGAGGTTGCCCAGAACCCTCCCACCACTGAAACTGCTCAGCGGAACACTTTCATCTTTGGTTCCGataacaacaccatcattcAAAACACTGCTCAGCAGGTGTGGAACTCTAACGCCATGAATTCTTTCTACGATATCTTTAGGGCTCCCTCCCCGGTTTCCGGTAACACCCAAGACCTCGTCACTGAAACCCCTGCAACTCAAAACCTCATGGGCCCTCAAAACAAGCCTCGAACCCTGTCGGACAAGCTTCGCCagggcaagaagatcatTCTCAGCTGCAGGAACGACGGAAAGGTCAAGAACGAGGATCCTGCCGACATCTACGAGAAGCCCCCCACTGTTCAAGCCTGGGGCCCTCTTATCAAGCACGCTAGGGTTACTGAACATCTCTTTGAGTACTGCAGGTATTACGTCGAGTTGAATCCGGCCAAGCGATTCACCCAGGATGAACTCATCCTCTTCATGAAGGGTACTGGGTGCCCCAACCCGGAGAGAAAACTCACCCTTTGGATCCAGAACTCACCTTCTCAGGTCAACGGCCGGTATGCCATGGGCGGTAACTCCGCCAAGTGCCGGTATAAGCATTGCCCCGGTAAGTTTACCATCTGGAAGGGCTTTCTCCGAATTGCCTTTGATGAGTTCTCCGACAAGACCGGTCTCCATCTCGACCCCTTTCACAATGCAGGCTACATGCATCTTCACTGCTTTGAAAAGATTTTTGATCTTGCCTACCTTATTCACTACGGCGCTGCCCAGCATGGATTTCAAATCAAGCCCGATGTGCGGACCTTCCCCATCGAGTCCAGAAATCCCATGTCTCTACTCCGCGATCACCCCCAGATGCTCAATGCCTACTATCAATGGCTGCGGGACAACAAGCAGCGCTGTGATCTACTCTTTATGGCACAGGCTGACCATGACGGCTTCCGTATCCCTAGCCCACCTTCTCACCACACTACCCTCGGGTACAAGCTCACCATGTACCACCTTTCCCATGAGGTATCGCACAGGGTGAATATGCGTGAAAACCGCGGTGGTGCACACATTGGTATTCACAAGGGTAATCTGGAACGTTTCATGCACATCAAAGCCAAGATGCGGGATGGAAAAAACAACGTCAACAAGCGGCGGTCCcgtgatgatgacaaggaggaggaggaaggcgacaCTCAGGATAGCATTACTTACAACCCTAGGCCTACCAAGAGGCCTAGGGGTCGCAAGGTTGCTTCCATCGACACCGCCGTCGACTCTACTCCTACTCCGGTCAACATCCCCTTCAACACtgacctcaacaccaaccccattGTTATGGGTAACTTCAATTACCAGACCCCTGACTTCAacatg atggggatggagatggggatggggaatcTCACCGGCTTCCCGCTCAACTTCAGCACCTACTCGGTCATTGCTAACCCACAGCAGCGCATCCTTCCTACCACCGCAATTTCCCCCACCACTCTCCAATCCCCCGGACCTCGCACGCGCCTTAGAAGCCGTGAGatgtccacctccctcgtcgGCTTCCTCAACACTCACCCCAATCTCACCCTTACTCAAGCCCAGGAGATCGGTGCAGCTATCGCCGACGAGCCCTCTTACATCCAGGACAATATCCTCTCGGCTGTTCAGCCTGAGAcggccaacaccctcctgCGGGATGGGATTGTCCCGGAGGTGGAgagcaagatcaagaagctgaaTAAAAGGCAGCTGAAGGATctggagagggtgattgAGAGGATTGAGAAGAATGGCAATATGACGAGGGCTTCGAGTATGTGGTAG